In a single window of the Centroberyx gerrardi isolate f3 chromosome 17, fCenGer3.hap1.cur.20231027, whole genome shotgun sequence genome:
- the LOC144542635 gene encoding E3 ubiquitin-protein ligase TRIM39 yields the protein MADRANQADHGEKGGPGDRDEEPSGQSGEAVPLSCQSIEDCPGSDSVEEQQHPGRQSVESGSPSHQPEEEDECPGCQSVGVLVLPCGHKLCPACIQLSQGEVGQDGCTVCYGSQLMDSVLQTLLDALFQGQPRRPGVTSGAGERVRGREDEVKAGDGDGDGDGDGDPDREQDLCLQHGELLSLFCLEEEESVCQECQRDQHDDHQCCSIQEAVLDCKRELRSAMRTLQDQLDTLTSIRETWQDTAAHIKSQSEHTSQVLREDFEKMHQYLRDEEAALTSLLKQEEEEKSQRMKEKINRISDDIRVLTSTVRETKEAMGLEDFLFLKNYKRASERAQCKIEEPEEESGALLDVAKHQGCLPHRVWDKMQNIIQYFPVTLDPNTASVCLSVSTDLSSVFVCEEQSLPDNPERFVCLQSVLGSEGFSSGRRSWEVEVGDNSHWSIGVSRETIHRKDWSSSPEHWSNTDLNPSPASNSNTDPAGGLWTVSLSSGEYHASPGHSAPLRLRRRPRRVRVQLDWERGCLTFSDANDNTLIYRFKQQWSSTLKPYFSTTCSKHPLRITAGRLTVTAE from the exons ATGGCAGACAGGGCCAACCAGGCTGATCATGGGGAGAAAGGGGGACCGGGGGACCGAGACGAAGAACCAAGTGGTCAATCTGGAGAGGCTGTACCTCTAAGCTGCCAGTCTATAGAGGATTGCCCAGGCTCTGATTCCGTAGAAGAGCAACAGCATCCAGGCCGCCAAAGTGTAGAGTCCGGATCGCCAAGCCACCAAcctgaagaagaggatgagtgTCCGGGCTGCCAGTCGGTGGGCGTCCTGGTTTTGCCCTGCGGCCACAAGCTGTGTCCGGCATGCATCCAGCTGAGCCAGGGGGAGGTGGGCCAGGACGGCTGCACCGTCTGCTATGGATCACAGCTGATGGACTCTGTTCTCCAGACTCTGCTGGACGCCCTCTTTCAGGGCCAGCCCAGGAGGCCCGGGGTTACGTCTGGAGCTGGAGAGCGGGtcagggggagagaggatgaggtgaAAGCTGGGGATGGGGACGGGGATGGCGATGGTGATGGGGATCCGGACAGGGAACAAGACCTCTGTCTGCAGCATGGTGAGCTGCTCAGTCTGTTCTGCTTGGAGGAGGAAGAATCGGTCTGCCAGGAGTgtcagagagaccagcatgACGACCACCAGTGCTGCTCCATACAGGAGGCTGTCCTGGACTGTAAG AGAGAGCTGCGATCTGCCATGAGAACTCTCCAGGACCAGTTAGACACTTTGACCTCCATCAGAGAAACCTGGCAGGACACAGCAGCTCATATTAAG agccaatcagaacaCACGTCCCAGGTGTTGAGGGAGGACTTTGAGAAGATGCACCAATACCTGCGCGACGAGGAGGCAGCTCTGACGTCATTgctgaaacaggaagaggaagagaaaagtcagaggatgaaagagaagaTCAACAGGATCAGTGATGACATCAGAGTGCTGACAAGcactgtcagagagacaaaagaggCCATGGGGTTAGAGGACTTCCTCTTCCTAAAG AACTACAAGAGGGCCTCTGAAAG GGCTCAATGCAAAATAGAGGAGCCCGAAGAAGAGTCAGGAGCTCTGCTTGATGTGGCCAAACACCAGGGCTGTCTGCCGCACCGTGTCTGGGACAAGATGCAGAACATCATCCAGTACT TTCCAGTGACCCTGGACCCTAACACAGCCTCAGTGTGCTTAAGTGTGTCTACTGACCTgtcgagtgtgtttgtgtgcgaggAGCAGTCTCTTCCAGACAACCCAGAGAGGTTTGTGTGCCTGCAGAGTGTCCTGGGCTCTGAGGGCTTCAGTTCGGGAAGGCGTAGCTGGGAGGTGGAGGTTGGAGACAACAGTCACTGGTCTATCGGCGTGTCCAGAGAGACCATCCACAGGAAGGACTGGTCTTCAAGCCCAGAGCACTGGTCTAACACTGATCTAAACCCTAGCCCTGCCTCGAACAGTAACACTGACCCTGCTGGGGGCCTGTggactgtctccctctcctctggggAGTACCATGCTTCCCCCGGCCATAGCGCCCCCCTCAGATTGAGGCGAAGGCCACGGAGGGTCAGAGTTCAGCTAGACTGGGAAAGAGGTTGTCTGACTTTCTCCGACGCCAACGACAACACGCTGATCTACCGTTTTAAACAGCAGTGGAGCAGTACACTAAAACCGTACTTCTCCACTACATGTTCCAAACACCCATTACGAATTACAGCTGGGAGGTTGACTGTCACCGCAGAATAA
- the alkbh1 gene encoding nucleic acid dioxygenase ALKBH1, translating into MAKMAASMVEHGEDAFRKLFKFYKRRNPPPDFSDVIDFSKGLWSDKVVSAKLDAAAVSDVEARRVGLRPVRDWKAFGLQGYPGFIFISNPFLLGSQPFWVRQCLKSYPQKPNVCNLDMHMAPADTEDIWGKSADALRLPPSGKREPKTLLERLRWVTLGYHYNWNTKTYSANHYTPFPSELHALSCHIAAVCGFPGFDAEAGILNYYRSDSSLGIHVDESELDHTRPLLSFSFGQSAIFLLGGTQREDPATAMYMHSGDVMVMSGPSRLLYHAVPRIVPAPRENPCRPALETHTQEESALVGPVSEEDRTVCSRYMESSRVNVTIRQVLGPGQSFPETLPPRNWTDASRTEEYHDGSSDGESGGQKRRKT; encoded by the exons ATGGCCAAGATGGCAGCCTCCATGGTGGAGCATGGAGAAGATGCATTTAGGAAATTATTCAAGTTTTACAAGCGAAGAAACCCTCCCCCTGATTTCAGCGATGTCATTGACTTCTCGAAAGGTTTATGGAGCGACAAG GTGGTTTCTGCTAAACTGGATGCTGCTGCAGTGAGTGATGTGGAGGCCAGGAGGGTTGGACTGCGGCCTGTCAGAGACTGGAAAGCCTTTGGTCTACAGGGCTACCCAG GGTTCATCTTCATCTCCAACCCCTTCCTGCTGGGCTCCCAGCCCTTCTGGGTCAGGCAGTGTCTGAAGAGCTACCCTCAGAAACCCAACGTCTGTAACCTGGACATGCACATGGCGCCCGCCGACACCGAGGATATCTGGGGCAAGAGTGCAGATGCCCTCAG GTTACCTCCTTCTGGTAAGAGGGAACCCAAGACACTGCTGGAGCGGCTTCGCTGGGTCACCCTGGGCTATCATTATAACTGGAACACCAAG ACGTACTCGGCAAATCATTACACGCCTTTCCCGAGCGAGCTCCACGCGCTGTCCTGCCACATAGCAGCCGTCTGCGGTTTCCCAGGCTTCGACGCGGAGGCGGGAATCCTAAATTACTACCGCTCCGATTCCTCACTAGGAATCCACGTGGACGAATCCGAGCTGGATCACACGCGACCGCTGCTGTCATTCAG TTTCGGGCAGTCGGCCATCTTCCTCCTCGGCGGCACCCAGAGAGAGGACCCCGCCACTGCCATGTACATGCACAGCGGTGACGTGATGGTGATGTCGGGCCCCAGCCGCCTCCTCTACCACGCTGTGCCGCGCATCGTGCCGGCACCCCGGGAAAACCCCTGCCGCCCGGCTTTAGAGACACACACCCAGGAGGAGAGCGCTCTGGTGGGGCCGGTGTCCGAGGAGGACCGGACGGTGTGCTCCAGGTACATGGAGAGCTCCAGGGTGAATGTGACTATCAGACAGGTGCTGGGGCCCGGGCAGAGCTTCCCAGAAACACTCCCTCCTCGCAACTGGACAGATGCAAGCCGGACAGAGGAGTATCACGACGGGTCATCAGATGGAGAGAGCGGAGgccagaagaggaggaagacgtgA
- the slirp gene encoding SRA stem-loop-interacting RNA-binding protein, mitochondrial, giving the protein MAAPSKKIFEVFVSKVPWTIASKEMREYFGQFGHVKKCLLPFDKETGFHRGFCWIGYSTEEGLNNALQKDPHVLEGARLQVQRNRRVFPGQKSNKYGEED; this is encoded by the exons ATGGCGGCGCCGTCTAAGAAAATCTTCGAGGTGTTTGTGTCTAAAGTACCATGGACTATAGCAAGCA aggagatgagggagtACTTTGGACAGTTTGGCCATGTGAAGAAGTGTCTACTGCCTTTT GATAAGGAGACGGGCTTCCACAGAGGCTTCTGCTGGATTGGATACTCAACAGAGGAAGGCCTGAACAATGCGCTTCAGAAAGACCCACACGTACTGGAGGGAGCCAGG CTCCAGGTTCAGAGGAACAGGAGGGTGTTTCCAGGGCAGAAGTCAAACAAATACGGCGAAGAAGACTGA